The Nonlabens sp. Hel1_33_55 genome contains the following window.
TACAACTGTCCACTGGCTGGTTTTATATGGCTGTAGCCATTGGAAAAGTAACTATGGAAGAGCAGGATGTTTTTGTGCTTAGTCTTCAATCACCGTTAGGTGTATTGTTAAAAGGAAAAACGGCAAAAGACCAGATCAACTTTAACGGCAAACAGATTACCGTGGAATCTGTACTTTAGCATTAGAAACGATCTCCAATGAAAAACCCTTTACAAAAACAATTTGACCAACTTGAGTCCTACTTTGAAAAGGGTGATCTGGTAGCACCTAGCGTATCTGCCCAAGGAATTTACTGGCATGTGGATCACAGTTTACGCATATTGGAAGGCGTTCCAGAAATGATGCGACAATCTAAACCTGAAGATTATAAACCGAAATCTTCCTTGATCAAGTTTGTGATAATGAATACCGGCTGGATGCCACGTGGTAAAGGGAAATCACCCAAACACGTTTTGCCAGAAGATCATTTACTTGACAAGGAACACATCGCGCGACGCATGGATCACGCTTTTCATCAAATCAATACCATTAAAGATTTAGATGACGATTCCTTTATGCGCCATCCCTTATTTGGGTCACTGAATAAAAAAGAAACCGTCAAATTTCTAACGATTCATACGAATCACCATTTGAAGATCATGCGTGATATCGTGAATAAGAAAGTTTCCTAGAAACCGATCTTCTCTTTGTTTTGTGGCAAAAACAAAGCTTTTACGTGTGGTTTACTTAATTCTATAAATGTAAAAACGCCCAACGCTATTCCCAGCATTCCCGTAAAACAATTGATGATTCCTACTGCAAAGATGAAATTGTAACCTTTGTGTTTTTTAATTTTTGATGCGCCTACAAGCGTCA
Protein-coding sequences here:
- a CDS encoding DUF1569 domain-containing protein; protein product: MKNPLQKQFDQLESYFEKGDLVAPSVSAQGIYWHVDHSLRILEGVPEMMRQSKPEDYKPKSSLIKFVIMNTGWMPRGKGKSPKHVLPEDHLLDKEHIARRMDHAFHQINTIKDLDDDSFMRHPLFGSLNKKETVKFLTIHTNHHLKIMRDIVNKKVS